The Winslowiella toletana region AGCAATACTTTGACCAAAACCGGCGGTCGCACCAGTAACAAGAATTATCATCTCACTGTTCCTCAACACATTTTAGGTTTCAGACACCATATCACTTAGGGCAGCAGCAGGTAAGAGCAGAATCAGTTTCAGCGTAAGCAAATATCTGCACATCAATGGTGCAAAAAACGCATAACGCGCATTGCTGTGGTGCAGATAAATGGTGGCTTTAGCGCAATTTATTATTAAAACCTTTTTTAAACCGCAGGCAAACGATTGCAAAGCTAAAGGCAACCGTTTGCGCAGTAATTATTTTGTGCTGATAAGTTTGTTTGCGTGTATTTATTGTAATTTATTGATTATTAACGGGTAAAGTTAATTAAATAACTGGCATGCCTTTTGCAATTTCTGGTTAACGAGATCTTAGTCTGCTATTAATTAGAGAGAGCTAATCCTTTCTCAAAAGGGAATTGCCATGTCAGTGAAATATACCCAAGCCATACGCGGCAGCTTTTTTGATATAACGGCGACGGTGACTCAACCGGAGCAACTCCCGCAACAGGCACGCCATATTGCCGATGGACTGCTGCTGATTAACGGCGGCCGAATTGTCAGTTTGCAGCCGTGGGAAGAGGGCCGCGCACAGCTGACGGACCAACATCCGCTGACAGATTATCGCGGCAAGCTGATCGTACCTGGCTTTGTCGACAGCCATATTCATTATCCACAGACCGAAATGATCGGTGCTTTTGGCGAACAGCTACTGGAATGGCTACAGCAGTATACTTTTCCGGTCGAAAGTCAGTATCACTGCCCGCAGCATGCGGAAAAAATGTCGGCTTTTTTCCTTCATCAGCTACTCAGTAATGGCACCACGACCGCACTGGTGTTTGGCACCGTCCATCCGCAATCCGTCGATGCTTTATTTAGTGCCGCAGAGCAGCTGGGGATGCGCCTGATTGCCGGCAAAGTGATGATGGACCGTAATGCGCCGGACTACCTCACCGAAAGCGCCGAACAGAGTTATCAGCAGACGCGAACGCTGATCGAGCGCTGGCATAATCGTGGCCGCCTCAGCTACGCCATTACCCCGCGTTTTGCGCCGACCTCGTCGCCAGAACTGCTCGCCTGCGTGCGCAGGCTCAGGCAGGAATTTCCGGACAGCTGGCTGCACACCCATTTAAGTGAAAATCCCCAGGAAGTTGAGTGGGTTAAATCGCTGTTTCCGGAAAACAGCAGCTATCTTGATGTTTATCATCACTACCAGCTTACCGGCCGCCGCAGCGTATTTGCGCACTGTCTGCATCTTGAAGATCAGGAGTGGGACTGCCTGCATCAAACCGATTCCTCCATCGCTTTTTGCCCAACCTCAAATTTGTTTCTGGGCAGCGGGCTGTTTGATGTGAAAAAGAGCTGGGACAAACAGGTGAAAATTGGCATCGGCACCGACGTCGGCGCAGGCACTACCTTTAATCTGCTGCAAACCCTGGGTGAAGCCTACAAAGTGTCGCAGCTGCAAGGTTACAAACTGGCAGCCTGTGAAGCTTTCTATCACGCGACGCTCGGCGGCGCGCAGGCGCTGGATCTCGACCACTGTATTGGTAATTTCAATGCCGGAAAAGAGGCGGATTTTGTGGTGCTGGATCCGGCGGTTTCGGCATTGCAGCAGCTGCGTCACGGCAACAGTCGCGATATCTGGGAGCAGCTTTTTGTACTGATGACATTGGGTGATGACCGCAATATTGCCGCCACCTGGGTTAACGGGAATAGCGTCTGGCAGCGCGTTGATGGGGAGAAAGCAGCATGATTCAATTTTTGCTTAACCAGACGCTGATCACCGAACAGCATATTGATCCCAATCTGACGGTACTGAATTATCTGCGTCAACATCAACGCCGCAGTGGTACTAAAGAGGGCTGCGCATCAGGCGATTGCGGTGCCTGTACCGTGACGCTGGGTAATGAAGTTAACGGCGAGATGCGCTATGAAACCATTAACAGCTGCCTGACGCTGGTCAGCACGCTGCAAGGAAAACAGCTGATAACCGTTGAAGATGTTAAACAGGGTAATCAGTTACATAGCGTGCAGCAGGCGATGGTAGACTGCCATGCCTCGCAATGCGGCTTCTGTACACCCGGTTTTGTTATGTCGCTATTCACTCTGCAAAAAAACAGCAGCAGCTGGGATCGTCATCAGACTGAACAGGCGCTGGCAGGCAATCTTTGTCGCTGTACCGGCTATCGTCCGATTGTCGATGCCGCACGTCAGGCCTGTGAAAGCTCCGAAGATGACACTTTTGATCGCCAGCAGGCCAGCGTAGCGCAGCAATTGCAGGCGCTGAAAAATCCTCAGCTACAGCAAATTGAGTGGCAGGGCCATCGCTGTCTGCTACCGAAAACCGTAGCTCAGCTGACAGAACTGTATCTGCAATATCCGGATGCTCGTCTGCTGGCTGGCGGTACTGACCTGGTGTTACAGATCAGCCAGCAATATAAAAGCTTGCCGCTGCTGATAGCGCTGGAACAGATTGACGAGCTGCAACAGTGTGAAATTAATGCTCAGGAGATCGTTCTGGGAGCCGCAGCCTCACTGACCGCCTGTTATCACTTTTTGACGGATAAGCTTCCCGGTTTTTCAGAA contains the following coding sequences:
- the guaD gene encoding guanine deaminase translates to MSVKYTQAIRGSFFDITATVTQPEQLPQQARHIADGLLLINGGRIVSLQPWEEGRAQLTDQHPLTDYRGKLIVPGFVDSHIHYPQTEMIGAFGEQLLEWLQQYTFPVESQYHCPQHAEKMSAFFLHQLLSNGTTTALVFGTVHPQSVDALFSAAEQLGMRLIAGKVMMDRNAPDYLTESAEQSYQQTRTLIERWHNRGRLSYAITPRFAPTSSPELLACVRRLRQEFPDSWLHTHLSENPQEVEWVKSLFPENSSYLDVYHHYQLTGRRSVFAHCLHLEDQEWDCLHQTDSSIAFCPTSNLFLGSGLFDVKKSWDKQVKIGIGTDVGAGTTFNLLQTLGEAYKVSQLQGYKLAACEAFYHATLGGAQALDLDHCIGNFNAGKEADFVVLDPAVSALQQLRHGNSRDIWEQLFVLMTLGDDRNIAATWVNGNSVWQRVDGEKAA
- the xdhA gene encoding xanthine dehydrogenase small subunit; this encodes MIQFLLNQTLITEQHIDPNLTVLNYLRQHQRRSGTKEGCASGDCGACTVTLGNEVNGEMRYETINSCLTLVSTLQGKQLITVEDVKQGNQLHSVQQAMVDCHASQCGFCTPGFVMSLFTLQKNSSSWDRHQTEQALAGNLCRCTGYRPIVDAARQACESSEDDTFDRQQASVAQQLQALKNPQLQQIEWQGHRCLLPKTVAQLTELYLQYPDARLLAGGTDLVLQISQQYKSLPLLIALEQIDELQQCEINAQEIVLGAAASLTACYHFLTDKLPGFSEVLQRFASLQIRNQGTLGGNIANASPIGDTPPMLLALDAKLILQSGEQQRRLPLSQFFLSYRKTALQPGEFIRAIVIPNVTTSHNFHAWKVSKRLDDDISTVFAAFNLQIVDGVIVEARVAFGGMAEIAKRASACEQQLSGQQFDLRTLENACRALAIDFQPLSDFRASADYRLQVAKNLLRRYYHLLSGELTITEVARYVS